One Elaeis guineensis isolate ETL-2024a chromosome 10, EG11, whole genome shotgun sequence genomic window carries:
- the LOC105052269 gene encoding peroxidase 4, with amino-acid sequence MAPSSMTFASLALLLLLLGSTSAHLTPDFYAKSCPKLFSTVKPVVQAAIAKEKRMGASLLRLVFHDCFVQGCDASILLDDTPTFRGEKTAAPNNNSVRGFDVIDKIKAAVEKVCPGVVSCADILEITARDSVVILGGPFWEVKLGRRDSTTASFSLANQNIPPPTSSLSNLINKFAAQGLSTKDMVALSGAHTIGKARCINFRNRIYNETDINSAFAKKRQANCPKTAGSGDNNLAPLDVQTPTYFDNDYYQNLIHKEGLLHSDQVLYNGGSTDFQVKTYSISPGSFYHDFVVGMINIADINPLTGSKGEIRKNCRRVN; translated from the exons atggctccCTCCTCCATGACCTTTGCTTCTCTTGCACTTCTTCTACTCCTCCTTGGGAGCACCTCAGCGCATCTCACTCCTGACTTCTATGCGAAGTCATGCCCCAAACTCTTTAGCACCGTGAAGCCTGTGGTGCAGGCTGCGATCGCGAAGGAGAAGCGCATGGGTGCCTCTCTTCTTCGCCTCGTCTTCCATGACTGCTTTGTCCAG GGTTGCGATGCGTCGATACTGTTGGATGACACGCCCACTTTCAGGGGGGAGAAGACTGCAGCACCCAACAACAACTCTGTGAGGGGGTTTGATGTCATAGACAAGATAAAGGCCGCAGTTGAGAAGGTGTGCCCAGGAGTAGTGTCATGTGCCGACATCTTGGAGATCACGGCCAGAGATTCGGTGGTCATT CTTGGAGGGCCATTCTGGGAGGTGAAGTTGGGGAGGAGGGATTCAACGACAGCAAGCTTCTCCTTAGCCAACCAGAACATTCCTCCTCCTACCTCGAGCCTCAGCAATCTCATCAACAAATTTGCAGCTCAGGGTCTCTCTACCAAGGACATGGTTGCCCTCTCGG GTGCTCACACCATTGGCAAAGCACGGTGCATCAACTTTAGAAATCGGATATACAACGAAACCGACATCAATAGTGCCTTCGCCAAGAAAAGGCAAGCAAATTGCCCGAAAACCGCAGGCTCCGGCGACAACAACTTGGCACCCCTGGATGTCCAAACTCCGACTTACTTCGACAACGATTACTATCAGAATCTCATCCACAAGGAGGGTCTCCTACACTCTGATCAAGTTCTGTACAATGGTGGATCCACCGACTTCCAAGTTAAGACTTATAGCATAAGCCCTGGCTCGTTCTACCATGACTTCGTCGTTGGCATGATCAACATAGCGGATATTAACCCCCTCACAGGTTCAAAGGGTGAGATTAGGAAGAATTGCAGGAGGGTCAATTAA
- the LOC105052268 gene encoding biogenesis of lysosome-related organelles complex 1 subunit 1, whose protein sequence is MEGTKAEVGTLESSLLQIVQEHQQRSIRIRDRKDKAKRDALRSATHVSELLVDTVNGGVEESFINEKRIELEIRALASTIMRYKKQTNQWLAASHGLNTILKEIGDFENWMKIMDFDCKSINAAIRNIHQT, encoded by the exons ATGGAGGGAACGAAGGCGGAGGTGGGGACTTTGGAATCGTCGCTCCTCCAAATCGTTCAGGAACACCAACAGAGATCCATCCGGATCCGAGATCGAAAAG ATAAGGCAAAGAGGGACGCTTTAAGATCTGCAACACATGTTTCTGAACTTCTGGTTGACACTGTCAATGGAGGAGTTGAAGAATCCTTCATCAACGAGAAGCGTATTGAACTTGAAATACGAGCATTAGCTAGTACTATCATGCGCTATAAGAAGCAAACAAATCAATGGCTGGCTGCTTCCCATGGATTGAATACTATTTTAAAG GAGATTGGAGACTTTGAGAACTGGATGAAGATCATGGACTTTGATTGTAAAAGCATCAATGCTGCAATTCGCAACATTCATCAGACATGA
- the LOC105052267 gene encoding cationic peroxidase 1, with translation MVSMHAMSYSLAFFFFAALASAQLSPTFYETSCPGALYTIQNAVRAAVFKERRMGASLLRLHFHDCFVNGCDGSILLDDTPTFTGEKTAGPNNNSVRGFDVIDTIKSQVEAICTQVVSCADILAVAARDSVVALGGPSWAVQLGRRDATTASFSGANSDIPSPTSDLSALISAFSKKGLSTTDMVALSGAHTIGQARCTVFRTRLYNETNIDASLATSLKSNCPSSGGDDNLSPLDAITPTIVDNFYYKDLVNKKGLLHSDQQLYNGGSTDSQVTTYANNFAKFYSDFAAAMVNMGNISPLTGTSGEIRTNCRKIN, from the exons ATGGTTTCCATGCATGCGATGTCTTACTCCCTGGCGTTCTTCTTCTTTGCTGCATTAGCTTCAGCGCAGCTGTCACCAACGTTCTACGAGACATCATGTCCCGGAGCTCTATACACCATCCAAAACGCAGTCAGGGCTGCAGTGTTCAAAGAGCGCCGCATGGGAGCATCTCTGCTCCGGCTCCATTTCCATGATTGCTTTGTTAAT GGTTGCGATGGATCCATTCTTTTGGACGACACTCCGACCTTCACTGGCGAGAAGACTGCAGGTCCCAACAATAACTCTGTCAGAGGTTTTGACGTGATCGACACAATTAAATCCCAGGTTGAGGCCATATGCACGCAAGTTGTGTCATGTGCTGACATTCTTGCTGTAGCCGCCCGCGACTCCGTAGTTGCA TTGGGAGGCCCTTCATGGGCTGTGCAACTAGGAAGGAGGGATGCAACAACTGCAAGCTTCAGTGGCGCAAACAGTGATATCCCCAGCCCAACTTCGGATCTAAGTGCTCTGATATCAGCCTTCTCCAAGAAGGGTCTCAGTACCACCGATATGGTAGCTCTCTCAG GGGCACACACCATAGGGCAGGCAAGGTGCACTGTGTTCCGGACCCGACTCTACAACGAGACCAACATCGACGCATCCTTAGCCACCTCCTTAAAATCCAACTGCCCGAGCTCCGGGGGCGACGACAACCTCTCCCCTCTCGATGCCATCACTCCCACCATCGTCgacaacttctactacaaggatcTGGTGAACAAGAAGGGCCTCCTCCACTCAGACCAACAGCTCTATAATGGTGGCTCCACCGATTCCCAAGTCACCACCTACGCTAATAACTTTGCCAAGTTTTATAGTGACTTTGCTGCTGCCATGGTGAATATGGGGAACATTAGTCCTCTCACTGGTACCAGTGGGGAGATCAGGACTAACTGTAGGAAGATCAACTGA